Genomic DNA from Shewanella woodyi ATCC 51908:
TAGAAACTAAAGGCTCGCCCTGTGGCAAGCTAAATGCCCTATCAATACGCTGCGCAATCGATGACTCAGGGGCGACCTTTTCTTCTGGTGCTTGATACAGCCATAACGGTAATTTTCCACTCACCTCTTGATGGTAAAGTACAGCCAGATAACCGCTTAGCAGACTACAAATAACAATTAAGCTACTCAGAGCCCATAAGGGCCAACGTCTAGCTTTTACCTTAACCGGTACTGTATTTGAAGCTGAGCTGGGCAACACACTCACTTTATTGGTTTCAAGTAGATCGATCTTTTCGAAAATGAGATACCCCAACACATCTAGATTAGGTACCTGTTGAGGCTGCTTTTGAGTGATCAACTCAAATAACTTCTGACAAGCATGTTCACAGCGATACCAGTCACGTACATTCGATGATGTGACCGCCATCTTCTTTATTTCTGGAGTCACCTTAGTCACAGCCCAGTTGATGATCTCAGATACTTTTTCACTGGGGAGTTGAGCTAACTCCGTGGAGAAGGAAACGACCGACAGCATCAAATCTAAGCCTGAGGCAAGACCTGACACCCCTCGTGTTTTCGATGCAGCCGTAACGAAGTATGCAGAGGTTAATAGGTCGGCCCCCAATCCCGATGAAATTTGCAGGGCGAGTTGATACACCTTCTCCCAGTCGGTTCCACCGCTCAGTGGGTTGTTACGTCGATTGATCTCGACTCTCATTTGTTGATAAGCAGCGCTATTCCTAAGCTCTGTTAATTCAGATGCAAGATTAAAGCAGTCCAGTTTACGACTCGTGTTGTCCATTTAAGTATCACCAACAACGTATAGTGTTGTTTTTATTTACGTAAAAACAGGGGAAGATCCCCTGTCATCAATTAATACAAGGTTTTTGGGATCTCAAAACTACTCAGTAGTTTGCTGGTAAATGGATTCACATTATCTCGCGTACGTAGGCGGTAGGTGACATCACCTTTATCGACTTCGAACTGGTAATCGATACTGGTTGAACTACTACCGGACATTCTTGCACTATCTAATAAGCGGAAAAATGCCCAAGGCCCTTCGAACACAATCGAGCGTGGTGACGCATTTGACTCACTTGGCACCAAGGTTAATTTACTGACTGTAGAGTCACGTAACGTATTTGGCCACACCAGATCGATACCTCGTTTAGGGCCATGAGTGTACTCCACATACTGACCATCAATATTCATCACACTTCGACGTTTATTTGGACTCATCTGCAGCGCCTCTAACGAGAACTCCACATCCAAGTTTCCTTTCGGATTAAAGAAGGCTTTCTGGATCTGTTGTGCCTGCTTAAGCGATTGAAGTACCTCGCGGCGTACTAGATTGGAATCTCCTTTACTAAATTGGTTTAGTGCATCAAAGTTCTCTTCAAGAAACATCTTCATCTGATCGTTATAAAAACGACTTAACGTGCCTTCGGGACCAAAAAAGCTTTGAAAGTCATCGATAGATACCTGCTTTGTCGATGCGGGATTAAACGGATAACGCGAAGCTAGGTTTTGTTGATAATCCTGATACACCTCGTTATACCAACGCACCTCTAAGTGCTTAATGGCACTTTGTAGTACCACTTTCCAGCTTTCACTTGCTAGTTTGCCAACCATGGTATCCATAGGTTTTGGCAAACTGGTTGAGATCCTTTCCAGCGCATAAATAGGATCGGCATCATTAAGTGTCAGACGCTCCTGAGCCGCTTTAAGCGCCGCTTTACCAACATCGGGGGCATCTTGAATAGACTTAAGATAAGCATGTAAACGCACGACAGACTCCATCACCTCATCCAAATAGACAGGTTGAGTTCCATCAGTCTTAGTCAGTTGGTTTAAATCTGT
This window encodes:
- a CDS encoding type VI secretion system ImpA family N-terminal domain-containing protein, with the protein product MDNTSRKLDCFNLASELTELRNSAAYQQMRVEINRRNNPLSGGTDWEKVYQLALQISSGLGADLLTSAYFVTAASKTRGVSGLASGLDLMLSVVSFSTELAQLPSEKVSEIINWAVTKVTPEIKKMAVTSSNVRDWYRCEHACQKLFELITQKQPQQVPNLDVLGYLIFEKIDLLETNKVSVLPSSASNTVPVKVKARRWPLWALSSLIVICSLLSGYLAVLYHQEVSGKLPLWLYQAPEEKVAPESSIAQRIDRAFSLPQGEPLVSIYPEQVSLLVELDKNYQRFANARTIMANLSQLSQALPESSNKMKQETLSIAQYASSLSPILGRTYYIGDLLEDKEYARAEVELNQLNSQLKALLIKRTLLAQQLHNQQSDESGTLQLELSSQPSSDVISQDGER